A genomic window from Carassius gibelio isolate Cgi1373 ecotype wild population from Czech Republic chromosome A11, carGib1.2-hapl.c, whole genome shotgun sequence includes:
- the taf4a gene encoding transcription initiation factor TFIID subunit 4 isoform X2, which translates to MVTTLIGTSTVQTLNGGNAMDPHTESGTPVSSGPSSSSPNDASASVSVVNNGPGLAKGLGNVTVAPNPNTVIQSSYGNPPAAASSAGPSVTVVRTSMQTAGTGLTINGSNNNSVSATVANVATPGITTTATTTSTTTTTPVLMNQTPASVPASKSEATKTIIQPAGTMTLGPAVAKGAVLQGVSRTAAPATVAAAAGSSPVIRAIAPQVLAPRLPQSTPGQNIQNIQLPPGMVLVRSDSGQLLMIPQQMLAQMQAQSQAARPAAPSSTTPGQITSAQAPGTPLIARQVTPTSIIKQGSPTVSSTATTTLQRPPVQASSVGAVLSVQAGTAQRTVTAATGTTVSSATETMENVKKCRNFLSTLIKLATSGKQSSETVANVKELVKNLLEGAIEAEEFTSRLYKELNSSPQPYLVPFLKRSLPALRQLTPDSTAFIQQSQALQAPAVVLTSTNTTGATATAPRTLIQPALSNSSQTASLVLQSPQQGAIVKPPQVTLTTTPMVTLRGQPHGHIVVGQPQVQLKQIQTVAVKQGVVSSTKLAPGSMSIALAQKNKAKDGAGGTFRDDDDINDVASMAGVNLSEESARILATNSELVGAVTRSCKDEAFLSASMLQHKILEIGQRFGVKELGPEVVNFVSHATQQRLQNLLEKVSLIAQQKNMTYKEDSRYEQVEDVRSQLKFFEQLDQLEKQKKEEQEREILMKAAKSRSRQEDPEQLRLKQKAKEMQQQELAQIRQREANLTALAAIGPRKKRKLDSPSLVTDAECSGLCVSASGGLNAGASRQYTRQRITRVNLRDLLFCLENERSTSHSQLLYRALLK; encoded by the exons TTCATATGGGAATCCTCCAGCGGCGGCATCCAGTGCAGGACCCTCTGTGACAGTTGTCAGGACATCTATGCAAACTGCTGGAACAGGTTTAACTATTAACGGGAGTAATAATAACTCAGTTTCGGCGACTGTAGCCAATGTAGCGACCCCGGGAAtaactactactgctactactacttctactactacaaCGACCCCTGTTTTGATGAACCAGACTCCTGCTTCTGTCCCAGCGAGTAAGTCCGAGGCTACAAAAACTATTATCCAGCCCGCCGGCACCATGACTCTCGGCCCTGCAGTGGCCAAAGGGGCTGTTTTGCAAGGGGTTTCGAGAACTGCAGCTCCGGCAACTGTTGCAGCAGCAGCGGGATCGAGCCCTGTCATCAGGGCCATCGCGCCACAGGTGTTAGCGCCCCGACTCCCTCAGAGCACCCCGGGACAGAACATCCAGAATATCCAGCTACCTCCAG GTATGGTATTGGTGCGTAGTGACAGTGGTCAGTTACTGATGATCCCACAGCAGATGTTGGCACAGATGCAGGCCCAGTCTCAGGCCGCCCGCCCTGCTGCCCCCAGCAGCACCACCCCTGGGCAGATCACCTCTGCACAG GCACCTGGAACTCCTCTAATTGCCCGACAGGTGACTCCTACCAGCATCATAAAGCAGGGCTCTCCTACAGTCAGCAGCACGGCCACTACCACACTCCAGAGACCACCTGTACAG GCTTCCTCTGTGGGTGCCGTGTTGTCAGTGCAGGCAGGGACCGCCCAGAGGACTGTGACTGCTGCCACGGGGACCACTGTCTCCTCGGCAACG GAGACGATGGAGAATGTGAAGAAATGTAGGAACTTCTTGTCTACGCTGATAAAGCTGGCCACTAGCGGTAAACAGTCATCAGAGACTGTCGCCAACGTTAAAGAGCTGGTCAAGAACCTGCTG GAAGGAGCGATTGAAGCAGAGGAGTTCACCAGCAGACTCTACAAAGAGCTCAACTCCTCTCCTCAGCCTTATCTAGTGCCTTTCCTTAAG AGGAGTCTCCCAGCTCTGAGACAGCTCACTCCTGACTCCACGGCCTTCATCCAGCAGAGCCAGGCCCTTCAGGCGCCCGCTGTGGTGCTAACCAGCACCAACACCACTGGTGCCACCGCCACAGCCCCTCGCACGCTCATCCAGCCTGCCCTCAGCAACTCCAGCCAGACTGCCTCTCTG GTGTTGCAGTCCCCACAGCAGGGGGCAATAGTGAAGCCCCCTCAGGTTACCCTGACGACCACTCCCATGGTGACTCTCAGGGGTCAACCCCATGGCCACATAGTGGTGGGTCAGCCTCAGGTGCAGCTCAAACAGATCCAGACAG tcgcTGTGAAGCAGGGTGTTGTGAGTAGCACTAAACTGGCTCCGGGCTCCATGTCTATAGCGTTGGCTCAGAAGAATAAAGCGAAGGATGGTGCTGGAGGAACTTTCAG GGATGATGACGACATTAATGACGTGGCCTCAATGGCAGGCGTTAATCTTTCAGAGGAGAGCGCTCGTATCCTGGCCACCAACTCGGAGCTGGTTGGTGCAGTCACGCGGTCTTGTAAGGATGAAGCTTTCCTCTCCGCCAGCATGCTACAGCACAAGATACTAGAGATAG GCCAGAGGTTTGGAGTGAAGGAGCTGGGTCCCGAGGTCGTGAACTTCGTCTCTCATGCCACTCAACAGAGACTGCAAAACCTTCTAGAGAAGGTCTCATTGATCGCCCAGCAAAAGAACATGACTTACAAG GAGGATAGTCGGTACGAGCAGGTGGAGGATGTTCGCTCTCAGCTGAAGTTCTTTGAGCAACTTGACCAGTTggagaaacaaaagaaagaagaACAGGAGAGAGAAATTTTAATGAAAGCAGCTAAG TCACGCTCACGACAAGAGGATCCCGAGCAGCTGCGGCTGAAACAGAAGGCCAAAGAG ATGCAGCAGCAGGAATTGGCTCAGATTCGTCAAAGAGAAGCCAACTTGACGGCGTTGGCGGCTATTGGACCTAGAAAGAAGAGAAAACTGGATTCTCCTTCACTTGTGACTGACGCAGAG tgCTCAGGTTTGTGCGTGAGTGCATCCGGGGGCTTAAATGCAGGAGCGTCGAGGCAGTACACTCGCCAGCGCATCACGCGTGTAAACCTCAGGGatctgctcttctgtctagagaACGAGAGAAGCACCAGCCACTCACAACTGCTCTACCGAGCCCTTCTCAAATAG
- the taf4a gene encoding transcription initiation factor TFIID subunit 4 isoform X1 yields the protein MVTTLIGTSTVQTLNGGNAMDPHTESGTPVSSGPSSSSPNDASASVSVVNNGPGLAKGLGNVTVAPNPNTVIQSSYGNPPAAASSAGPSVTVVRTSMQTAGTGLTINGSNNNSVSATVANVATPGITTTATTTSTTTTTPVLMNQTPASVPASKSEATKTIIQPAGTMTLGPAVAKGAVLQGVSRTAAPATVAAAAGSSPVIRAIAPQVLAPRLPQSTPGQNIQNIQLPPGMVLVRSDSGQLLMIPQQMLAQMQAQSQAARPAAPSSTTPGQITSAQAPGTPLIARQVTPTSIIKQGSPTVSSTATTTLQRPPVQQASSVGAVLSVQAGTAQRTVTAATGTTVSSATETMENVKKCRNFLSTLIKLATSGKQSSETVANVKELVKNLLEGAIEAEEFTSRLYKELNSSPQPYLVPFLKRSLPALRQLTPDSTAFIQQSQALQAPAVVLTSTNTTGATATAPRTLIQPALSNSSQTASLVLQSPQQGAIVKPPQVTLTTTPMVTLRGQPHGHIVVGQPQVQLKQIQTVAVKQGVVSSTKLAPGSMSIALAQKNKAKDGAGGTFRDDDDINDVASMAGVNLSEESARILATNSELVGAVTRSCKDEAFLSASMLQHKILEIGQRFGVKELGPEVVNFVSHATQQRLQNLLEKVSLIAQQKNMTYKEDSRYEQVEDVRSQLKFFEQLDQLEKQKKEEQEREILMKAAKSRSRQEDPEQLRLKQKAKEMQQQELAQIRQREANLTALAAIGPRKKRKLDSPSLVTDAECSGLCVSASGGLNAGASRQYTRQRITRVNLRDLLFCLENERSTSHSQLLYRALLK from the exons TTCATATGGGAATCCTCCAGCGGCGGCATCCAGTGCAGGACCCTCTGTGACAGTTGTCAGGACATCTATGCAAACTGCTGGAACAGGTTTAACTATTAACGGGAGTAATAATAACTCAGTTTCGGCGACTGTAGCCAATGTAGCGACCCCGGGAAtaactactactgctactactacttctactactacaaCGACCCCTGTTTTGATGAACCAGACTCCTGCTTCTGTCCCAGCGAGTAAGTCCGAGGCTACAAAAACTATTATCCAGCCCGCCGGCACCATGACTCTCGGCCCTGCAGTGGCCAAAGGGGCTGTTTTGCAAGGGGTTTCGAGAACTGCAGCTCCGGCAACTGTTGCAGCAGCAGCGGGATCGAGCCCTGTCATCAGGGCCATCGCGCCACAGGTGTTAGCGCCCCGACTCCCTCAGAGCACCCCGGGACAGAACATCCAGAATATCCAGCTACCTCCAG GTATGGTATTGGTGCGTAGTGACAGTGGTCAGTTACTGATGATCCCACAGCAGATGTTGGCACAGATGCAGGCCCAGTCTCAGGCCGCCCGCCCTGCTGCCCCCAGCAGCACCACCCCTGGGCAGATCACCTCTGCACAG GCACCTGGAACTCCTCTAATTGCCCGACAGGTGACTCCTACCAGCATCATAAAGCAGGGCTCTCCTACAGTCAGCAGCACGGCCACTACCACACTCCAGAGACCACCTGTACAG CAGGCTTCCTCTGTGGGTGCCGTGTTGTCAGTGCAGGCAGGGACCGCCCAGAGGACTGTGACTGCTGCCACGGGGACCACTGTCTCCTCGGCAACG GAGACGATGGAGAATGTGAAGAAATGTAGGAACTTCTTGTCTACGCTGATAAAGCTGGCCACTAGCGGTAAACAGTCATCAGAGACTGTCGCCAACGTTAAAGAGCTGGTCAAGAACCTGCTG GAAGGAGCGATTGAAGCAGAGGAGTTCACCAGCAGACTCTACAAAGAGCTCAACTCCTCTCCTCAGCCTTATCTAGTGCCTTTCCTTAAG AGGAGTCTCCCAGCTCTGAGACAGCTCACTCCTGACTCCACGGCCTTCATCCAGCAGAGCCAGGCCCTTCAGGCGCCCGCTGTGGTGCTAACCAGCACCAACACCACTGGTGCCACCGCCACAGCCCCTCGCACGCTCATCCAGCCTGCCCTCAGCAACTCCAGCCAGACTGCCTCTCTG GTGTTGCAGTCCCCACAGCAGGGGGCAATAGTGAAGCCCCCTCAGGTTACCCTGACGACCACTCCCATGGTGACTCTCAGGGGTCAACCCCATGGCCACATAGTGGTGGGTCAGCCTCAGGTGCAGCTCAAACAGATCCAGACAG tcgcTGTGAAGCAGGGTGTTGTGAGTAGCACTAAACTGGCTCCGGGCTCCATGTCTATAGCGTTGGCTCAGAAGAATAAAGCGAAGGATGGTGCTGGAGGAACTTTCAG GGATGATGACGACATTAATGACGTGGCCTCAATGGCAGGCGTTAATCTTTCAGAGGAGAGCGCTCGTATCCTGGCCACCAACTCGGAGCTGGTTGGTGCAGTCACGCGGTCTTGTAAGGATGAAGCTTTCCTCTCCGCCAGCATGCTACAGCACAAGATACTAGAGATAG GCCAGAGGTTTGGAGTGAAGGAGCTGGGTCCCGAGGTCGTGAACTTCGTCTCTCATGCCACTCAACAGAGACTGCAAAACCTTCTAGAGAAGGTCTCATTGATCGCCCAGCAAAAGAACATGACTTACAAG GAGGATAGTCGGTACGAGCAGGTGGAGGATGTTCGCTCTCAGCTGAAGTTCTTTGAGCAACTTGACCAGTTggagaaacaaaagaaagaagaACAGGAGAGAGAAATTTTAATGAAAGCAGCTAAG TCACGCTCACGACAAGAGGATCCCGAGCAGCTGCGGCTGAAACAGAAGGCCAAAGAG ATGCAGCAGCAGGAATTGGCTCAGATTCGTCAAAGAGAAGCCAACTTGACGGCGTTGGCGGCTATTGGACCTAGAAAGAAGAGAAAACTGGATTCTCCTTCACTTGTGACTGACGCAGAG tgCTCAGGTTTGTGCGTGAGTGCATCCGGGGGCTTAAATGCAGGAGCGTCGAGGCAGTACACTCGCCAGCGCATCACGCGTGTAAACCTCAGGGatctgctcttctgtctagagaACGAGAGAAGCACCAGCCACTCACAACTGCTCTACCGAGCCCTTCTCAAATAG